The following are encoded together in the Lactuca sativa cultivar Salinas chromosome 1, Lsat_Salinas_v11, whole genome shotgun sequence genome:
- the LOC111920159 gene encoding uncharacterized protein LOC111920159 isoform X2, whose translation MDSQAETLEGNQDIDHQSLDYDIDAADDFETLARTWLSTLPADKSLNPSEVETWLQSNNSSLPDHIKSMPLSDVCQMFTSFLNDGNLSNEEKDPNHARFQRSDQWKPIYSWLETLKTEEVIKSKEIIDWLTENPEIRDDLSARHSRYHLMHYIKKCHMKILKRKEKKKGLHATIKTTSPSPKAHKIEENKSPVVVPI comes from the exons ATGGATTCACAGGCGGAAACCCTAGAAGGTAACCAAGACATCGATCATCAAAGCCTTGACTACGACATCGACGCAGCAGATGATTTCGAAACACTGGCTCGAACAtggctttccacgcttcccgcaGACAAGTCTCTAAACCCTTCCGAAGTCGAAACTTGGCTTCAATCCAACAATTCCTCCTTACCCGATCACATCAAATCAATGCCTCTATCAGATGTATGCCAGATGTTTACTTCGTTTTTAAACGATGGAAATCTCTCCAATGAG GAAAAAGATCCTAATCATGCTCGTTTCCAGCGTAGTGATCAGTGGAAGCCTATTTATTCATGGTTAGAAACATTAAAAACAGAGGAGGTAATTAAGTCAAAAGAAATTATAGATTGGCTTACTGAGAACCCAGAGATCAGGGATGATTTGTCTGCAAGACACTCCCGTTATCACCTAATGCACTACATTAAAAAATGCCACATGAAAATTCtcaagagaaaagagaagaagaag GGATTACATGCTACCATCAAAACAACTTCTCCAAGTCCAAAAGCTCACAAGATTGAGGAAAATAAATCTCCAGTTGTGGTTCCAA TTTAA
- the LOC111920159 gene encoding uncharacterized protein LOC111920159 isoform X1 has protein sequence MDSQAETLEGNQDIDHQSLDYDIDAADDFETLARTWLSTLPADKSLNPSEVETWLQSNNSSLPDHIKSMPLSDVCQMFTSFLNDGNLSNEEKDPNHARFQRSDQWKPIYSWLETLKTEEVIKSKEIIDWLTENPEIRDDLSARHSRYHLMHYIKKCHMKILKRKEKKKGLHATIKTTSPSPKAHKIEENKSPVVVPSSSVTKLPKDSPIYIVKRNEAFRKYEILIEMEKQLATFFQNQEATNVVAAP, from the exons ATGGATTCACAGGCGGAAACCCTAGAAGGTAACCAAGACATCGATCATCAAAGCCTTGACTACGACATCGACGCAGCAGATGATTTCGAAACACTGGCTCGAACAtggctttccacgcttcccgcaGACAAGTCTCTAAACCCTTCCGAAGTCGAAACTTGGCTTCAATCCAACAATTCCTCCTTACCCGATCACATCAAATCAATGCCTCTATCAGATGTATGCCAGATGTTTACTTCGTTTTTAAACGATGGAAATCTCTCCAATGAG GAAAAAGATCCTAATCATGCTCGTTTCCAGCGTAGTGATCAGTGGAAGCCTATTTATTCATGGTTAGAAACATTAAAAACAGAGGAGGTAATTAAGTCAAAAGAAATTATAGATTGGCTTACTGAGAACCCAGAGATCAGGGATGATTTGTCTGCAAGACACTCCCGTTATCACCTAATGCACTACATTAAAAAATGCCACATGAAAATTCtcaagagaaaagagaagaagaag GGATTACATGCTACCATCAAAACAACTTCTCCAAGTCCAAAAGCTCACAAGATTGAGGAAAATAAATCTCCAGTTGTGGTTCCAA GTAGTAgtgtgaccaagctgcccaaggaTAGTCCCATATACATAGTCAAAAGAAATGAAGCTTTTCGAAAATATGAGAT TTTAATAGAAATGGAGAAACAGCTTGCCACCTTCTTCCAAAATCAAGAAGCCACAAATGTTGTAGCAGCGCCATGA